A segment of the Methanobacterium sp. genome:
GGAGGATAACATGTAACAATTAACAAACGTGCTTCTCCTTCTTGTGAAAATCTTATAGGGTTTGTTTTGTAGTCCCAACGGATATCATCTCCATTTGAAGTTACTTGGTATACAAATTTCTTCCTTTGGA
Coding sequences within it:
- a CDS encoding sortase, giving the protein QRKKFVYQVTSNGDDIRWDYKTNPIRFSQEGEARLLIVTCYPPGRKQAAWITHFKLVSSSDF